One genomic segment of Chelmon rostratus isolate fCheRos1 chromosome 22, fCheRos1.pri, whole genome shotgun sequence includes these proteins:
- the LOC121625764 gene encoding SIN3-HDAC complex-associated factor-like, whose protein sequence is MFGFHKPKMYRSLDGCCICRAKSSSSRFTDSKRYETDFKSCFGLGEVRCGDICNACVLLVKRWKKLPAGSKKNWNHVVDAKAGSSMKATLRTKKMKKKLRPSQIIRVQSELKRNNSDAHSTTSSTSPAQSPSYSNQSDEGSDTELSPGPAPSQAFSFLDLTYWKRQKVCCGIVYKGRYGEVIIDPHLYKPCCQRKPKLLQQEGEGGPMDEEEEEQATGKNTVSIPKQEEEVEEKEQLVKEHDDGSSRLVSSSSMDRLTDADM, encoded by the exons ATGTTTGGCTTCCACAAGCCAAAGATGTACCGGAGCTTAGACGGCTGCTGCATCTGCAGAGCCAAGTCTTCCAGCTCTCGCTTCACTGACAGCAAACGCTACGAGACTGACTTCAAGAGCTGCTTCGG GTTGGGTGAGGTGCGTTGCGGGGACATCTGTAACGCCTGTGTCCTCCTGGTCAAGAGATGGAAAAAACTTCCAGCTGGATCGAAGAAGAACTGGAATCAT GTAGTTGATGCAAAAGCCGGGTCGAGCATGAAGGCCACGCTGAGGacgaagaagatgaagaagaagctgaggcCGAGCCAAATTATTCGGGTGCAGAGTGAGCTGAAGAGAAACA ACTCCGACGCCCACAGCACCACCTCCAGTACATCGCCTGCTCAATCACCCAGCTACAGCAACCAGTCAGATGAGGGTTCAGACACGGAGCTTTCACCTGGCCCTGCCCCCTCCCAGGCCTTCTCCTTTCTGGACCTCACCTACTGGAAAAG ACAGAAAGTGTGCTGTGGGATCGTGTACAAGGGACGCTACGGGGAAGTGATCATCGATCCCCACCTGTACAAGccctgctgtcagaggaagCCAAAGCTGCTCCAGCAAGAGGGAGAGGGTGGACCGAtggacgaggaagaggaagaacaggcaacaggaaaaaacacagtgagCATACCTaaacaagaagaggaggtggaggagaaagagcagCTGGTGAAGGAGCACGATGATGGCAGCTCACGGTTAGTATCGTCTTCCTCAATGGACAGACTAACAGACGCTGACATGTGA